In the genome of Microbacterium saperdae, one region contains:
- a CDS encoding diacylglycerol kinase family protein, which yields MGTHIAVLSNPFAGKGRGAQAAAAAIARLHDEGAQIRSYAGTSARQTAELAAQALREEPAALVVVGGDGTLSGILAEVTAHSVPVVLVAAGTGNDLARALQLPRDDPGDAAALALQGVPCVVDVGEVHSALGTRLFLTVAALGFDAKVSDRTNRLRWPRGVLRYYLALVIELLRLRPVAFRVSVDGEALHDAPGTLIAVGNTASYGGGMPVCAGAAANDGMLDIVHVRPLTRLRLIRLFPLLLQGRHLTRPEVSHRRARRVEVAAPDLVVYADGERVGAGTCTIELRAGALTVMVPRRGVQR from the coding sequence ATGGGCACGCACATCGCGGTGCTGTCGAACCCGTTCGCGGGCAAGGGTCGTGGTGCGCAGGCGGCCGCGGCCGCCATTGCGCGGCTTCACGATGAGGGGGCACAGATCCGCAGCTACGCGGGAACCTCGGCCCGGCAGACGGCTGAGCTGGCCGCGCAGGCGCTCCGTGAGGAACCGGCCGCTCTCGTCGTCGTGGGCGGCGACGGCACGCTGTCGGGCATCCTCGCGGAGGTGACGGCGCACTCCGTACCTGTCGTGCTCGTCGCGGCGGGCACGGGCAACGACCTCGCCAGGGCCCTGCAGCTGCCCCGCGACGATCCAGGCGACGCTGCGGCGCTCGCGCTGCAGGGCGTGCCGTGCGTGGTCGACGTGGGAGAGGTGCACAGCGCCCTCGGCACGCGCCTGTTCCTCACGGTCGCCGCCCTGGGCTTCGACGCGAAGGTGAGCGACCGCACCAATCGTCTGCGGTGGCCACGCGGCGTCCTTCGCTACTACCTGGCGCTCGTGATCGAGCTCCTCCGGCTGCGCCCTGTCGCGTTTCGTGTCTCGGTGGACGGGGAGGCCCTGCACGATGCACCGGGCACGCTGATCGCGGTCGGGAACACGGCGAGCTACGGCGGCGGGATGCCGGTGTGCGCCGGGGCGGCGGCGAATGACGGGATGCTCGACATCGTGCACGTGCGGCCATTGACGCGGTTGCGGCTGATCCGGTTGTTCCCTTTGCTGCTGCAGGGGCGGCATCTCACGCGACCGGAGGTGAGCCACAGACGCGCGCGTCGGGTCGAGGTGGCCGCGCCGGATCTGGTCGTGTACGCCGACGGCGAGCGGGTGGGCGCGGGGACCTGCACGATCGAGCTGCGCGCGGGCGCGCTTACGGTGATGGTTCCGCGCAGGGGAGTGCAGCGATGA
- a CDS encoding GMC oxidoreductase, whose product MTDFDEDVVIVGSGFGGSVAALRLREKGYRVRVYEAGRRFADEDFARTSWNVRRYLWAPALGCYGVQRIHRLPHVMILAGAGVGGGSLNYANTLYQPGAAFFQDPQWRGIADWETELAPHYATAKRMLGVVERYPYTGPVERIMAGAADDLGVGGTFRHAPVGVWFGRPGERVADPFFGGEGPERTGCTLCGNCMVGCRVGAKNTLMKNYLALAERRGVVIEALRTVTEVRELRDGGFAITTRRSGAWMRHGQRTVTARQVVLAAGTWGTQQLLHRMKHEGALPRVSETLGRLTRTNSEALDGAVATAVPDSLELARGVAITTSFHIDERTHVENVRYGPGSNLMGALATVMVPGDRGLGGRVGSVLAQTLRAPVRQLRLGTLRRWSERGIIALVMQTADNSLTLSLRRRFGRLTLTSAQGHGEPNPSHLPQAHRAAEAIAARMQAEGGVPTAARGSWPEVFGIPLTAHFLGGAVISSSPRTGVIDSYHRVWGHPGLHIVDGAAVPANPGVNPSLTITALAERALSYWPHAGAEDRRPAQQAI is encoded by the coding sequence ATGACGGACTTCGATGAGGATGTCGTGATCGTGGGCTCCGGCTTCGGCGGGTCCGTCGCCGCGCTGCGGTTGCGCGAGAAGGGCTATCGGGTGCGGGTGTACGAGGCCGGACGAAGATTCGCCGACGAGGACTTCGCTCGGACCAGCTGGAACGTGCGCCGCTACCTGTGGGCTCCCGCGCTGGGTTGCTACGGGGTGCAGCGGATCCACCGTCTCCCGCACGTCATGATCCTGGCCGGCGCCGGTGTCGGCGGCGGATCGCTCAACTACGCCAACACGCTCTATCAGCCGGGGGCGGCGTTCTTCCAAGACCCGCAGTGGCGCGGGATCGCGGACTGGGAGACCGAGCTCGCTCCTCACTACGCGACGGCGAAGCGGATGCTCGGCGTCGTCGAGCGCTATCCGTACACCGGACCGGTCGAGCGCATCATGGCGGGTGCGGCGGACGACCTCGGTGTCGGCGGGACGTTCCGGCATGCGCCTGTCGGCGTCTGGTTCGGCCGGCCGGGGGAGCGCGTCGCTGACCCGTTCTTCGGTGGCGAGGGACCGGAGCGCACAGGGTGCACGCTGTGCGGCAACTGCATGGTCGGCTGCCGTGTCGGGGCGAAGAACACGCTCATGAAGAACTATCTCGCTCTCGCCGAGAGGCGCGGTGTCGTGATCGAAGCGCTCCGCACCGTGACCGAGGTGCGCGAACTCCGCGACGGCGGATTCGCGATCACCACTCGTCGCAGCGGAGCATGGATGCGGCATGGTCAGCGGACCGTGACGGCCCGTCAGGTCGTGCTGGCCGCCGGCACCTGGGGCACCCAGCAGCTGTTGCACCGGATGAAGCACGAGGGCGCCCTTCCGCGGGTCTCCGAGACGCTGGGGCGGCTCACGCGCACCAACTCGGAGGCGCTCGACGGGGCCGTCGCGACTGCGGTGCCGGACTCGCTCGAACTTGCCCGCGGCGTCGCGATCACGACCTCGTTCCACATCGATGAGCGGACGCACGTCGAGAACGTCCGCTACGGTCCCGGTTCGAACCTGATGGGCGCGCTCGCGACCGTGATGGTGCCCGGAGATCGCGGCCTGGGGGGACGAGTGGGCAGCGTCCTCGCGCAGACGCTCCGAGCCCCGGTCCGTCAACTGCGGCTCGGCACACTCCGCCGCTGGAGCGAACGCGGCATCATCGCGCTCGTGATGCAGACGGCCGACAACTCGCTGACGCTGTCGCTGCGCCGTCGGTTCGGGCGTCTGACCCTCACGAGTGCGCAGGGCCACGGGGAGCCGAACCCGAGCCATCTACCGCAGGCCCATCGTGCGGCCGAGGCGATCGCGGCGCGGATGCAGGCCGAAGGCGGGGTTCCTACGGCTGCCAGAGGATCATGGCCGGAGGTGTTCGGCATCCCCCTCACCGCTCACTTCCTCGGCGGTGCTGTGATCTCGTCCTCACCGCGCACCGGGGTGATCGACAGCTATCACCGCGTGTGGGGGCATCCGGGCCTGCACATCGTCGACGGGGCTGCGGTGCCGGCGAATCCGGGCGTGAACCCGTCTCTGACGATCACCGCACTCGCCGAGCGGGCGCTCTCGTACTGGCCGCACGCCGGTGCGGAGGATCGGCGGCCCGCGCAGCAGGCGATCTGA
- a CDS encoding SufE family protein produces MSTTHVPDILAEIRDGFLETPEADRLLLLLEFADELPPVSEEVANHPEMCERVAECQSPVYIYVEVVDGIVTMHATAPPEAPTTRGFASILVQGITGLTPDEVLAIPDDYPQSIGLTKAVSPLRIGGMTGMLMRAKKQVRQKR; encoded by the coding sequence ATGAGCACCACGCACGTCCCTGACATCCTCGCCGAGATCCGCGACGGCTTCCTCGAGACGCCGGAGGCCGATCGTCTGCTGCTCCTGCTGGAGTTCGCCGACGAGCTGCCACCGGTATCCGAGGAAGTCGCGAACCATCCGGAGATGTGCGAGCGCGTGGCGGAGTGCCAGTCCCCCGTCTACATCTACGTCGAGGTGGTCGACGGGATCGTCACCATGCACGCGACAGCCCCGCCGGAGGCGCCCACCACGCGCGGTTTCGCCAGCATCCTGGTTCAGGGCATCACGGGCCTCACCCCCGACGAGGTGCTCGCGATCCCCGATGACTACCCGCAGTCGATCGGCCTCACCAAGGCCGTGTCGCCGCTGCGCATCGGCGGGATGACCGGGATGCTGATGCGGGCCAAGAAGCAGGTCAGGCAGAAGCGCTGA
- a CDS encoding DUF3000 domain-containing protein — protein MTAHPEAGSLFDNAIAELRETAFRDDIVVREIGTPQGLAPFAIALAADVRPEDDGESVYGTGRFVLLHDPDAPDAWGGAWRIIIFAQAPLETEIGTDPLLADVTWSWLVDALDSRDAVYHAASGTSTKTLSKGFGGLAVEGDGAQIELRASWTPEGPFRPHVEAWAELVGMLAGLPPGSEGIAVLGARKAVRD, from the coding sequence GTGACCGCACACCCCGAGGCCGGGTCGCTCTTCGACAACGCCATAGCTGAACTGCGCGAGACCGCGTTCCGCGACGACATCGTCGTGCGCGAGATCGGCACCCCCCAAGGGCTCGCTCCGTTCGCCATCGCGCTCGCCGCCGACGTGCGACCGGAGGACGACGGCGAGTCCGTGTACGGCACCGGACGCTTCGTGCTGCTGCACGACCCGGACGCTCCGGATGCCTGGGGCGGAGCATGGCGGATCATCATCTTCGCCCAGGCGCCGTTGGAGACGGAGATCGGGACGGACCCGCTGCTGGCCGACGTCACCTGGTCGTGGCTGGTCGATGCACTCGACTCTCGCGATGCGGTCTACCACGCCGCGTCAGGGACCTCCACCAAGACGCTCTCCAAGGGATTCGGGGGTCTCGCCGTCGAAGGCGACGGCGCCCAGATAGAATTGCGGGCGTCCTGGACTCCGGAAGGCCCGTTCCGACCCCACGTCGAAGCATGGGCCGAGCTGGTCGGAATGCTGGCGGGTCTTCCGCCTGGTTCCGAGGGCATCGCCGTTCTCGGCGCGCGAAAGGCTGTACGTGACTGA
- a CDS encoding 3-hydroxyacyl-CoA dehydrogenase NAD-binding domain-containing protein: protein MTNYEAIDFAPIQALTEGEVITHSPVRDIRLASGKVLALITLDNGRDHTRPNTLGPATLTQLGETLDGLKARAASGEIQAVGITGKQYILAAGADLSDISKVGSRDNARLIAQLGHKVLGKFSELGVPSFAFVNGLALGGGLEIALNSSYRTVDASAAAVALPEVFLGIIPGWGGAYLLPNLIGIENALEVVISNPLKQNRMLKPQQAFDLGIFDAIFPAANYLENSLAWADAVLGGKKVERKNEPGKIERLTKWPIAIKMARGMLESKIGTVPKSPYAALDLLDKAKSGTKAEGFAREDEALAELVTGDQFAASMYAFDLVQKRAKRPVGAPDKALAKKVTKVGIIGAGLMASQFALLFVRKLQVPVLITDLDQARVDKGVAYIHEEIGKLEAKGRLDADSANKLRALVTGTTDKSLYADCDFVIEAVFEEVGVKQQVFGEIEKIIAEDAILATNTSSLSVEEIGSKLAHPERLVGFHFFNPVAVMPLIEIVRTPTTSDAALSTAFVVARNLGKNAVLTADAPGFVVNRLLAKVMGEAARAVYEGTPIADVEKAFGPLGLPMGPFQLIDLVGWKVAAHVQDTMVHAFPDRFYANENFHALAALDAVVEKDKGGRVTGWTKQAEKLLKPAVGSAPASASTILARVQDGLAQEIKLMLDEGVVPEVEDIDLCLILGAGWPFIDGGASPYLDREGASERAFGGSFHTPQIHGVESR, encoded by the coding sequence GTGACGAACTACGAAGCCATCGACTTCGCCCCGATCCAGGCGCTCACCGAGGGCGAGGTGATCACGCACTCCCCTGTGCGTGACATCCGTCTCGCCTCCGGCAAGGTGCTCGCGCTCATCACGCTCGACAACGGCCGCGACCACACGCGCCCGAACACGCTCGGGCCGGCCACGCTCACCCAGCTCGGCGAGACTCTCGACGGCCTGAAGGCGCGCGCGGCATCCGGTGAGATCCAGGCTGTCGGCATCACGGGCAAGCAGTACATCCTCGCGGCCGGCGCCGATCTGTCCGACATCAGCAAGGTCGGCTCTCGCGACAATGCCCGTCTGATCGCGCAGCTGGGGCACAAGGTGCTCGGCAAGTTCTCCGAGCTCGGCGTTCCCTCGTTCGCCTTCGTGAACGGGCTCGCGCTCGGCGGCGGGCTCGAGATCGCGCTGAACTCGTCCTACCGCACGGTCGATGCGTCCGCGGCGGCCGTCGCCCTCCCCGAGGTCTTCCTCGGCATCATCCCGGGCTGGGGTGGCGCGTACCTGCTGCCGAACCTGATCGGCATCGAGAACGCGCTCGAGGTCGTCATCTCGAACCCGCTCAAGCAGAACCGCATGCTCAAGCCGCAGCAGGCGTTCGATCTCGGGATCTTCGACGCGATCTTCCCGGCGGCGAACTACCTCGAGAACTCGCTCGCCTGGGCCGACGCGGTCCTCGGCGGGAAGAAGGTCGAGCGCAAGAACGAGCCGGGCAAGATCGAGCGGCTCACCAAGTGGCCGATCGCGATAAAGATGGCGCGGGGCATGCTCGAGTCGAAGATCGGCACGGTTCCGAAGTCGCCGTACGCGGCGCTCGACCTGCTCGACAAGGCGAAGAGCGGCACCAAGGCCGAGGGCTTCGCCCGTGAGGACGAGGCGCTCGCCGAACTCGTGACCGGTGACCAGTTCGCCGCGTCCATGTACGCGTTCGATCTGGTGCAGAAGCGCGCCAAGCGCCCCGTCGGAGCGCCGGACAAAGCGCTCGCCAAGAAGGTCACCAAGGTCGGCATCATCGGCGCAGGGCTCATGGCCAGTCAGTTCGCGCTGCTGTTCGTGCGCAAGCTCCAGGTGCCGGTGCTGATCACCGACCTCGACCAGGCCCGCGTCGACAAGGGCGTTGCCTACATCCACGAGGAGATCGGCAAGCTCGAGGCCAAGGGGCGGCTCGACGCCGATTCCGCGAACAAGCTGCGCGCGCTCGTCACCGGAACCACCGACAAGAGCCTCTACGCGGACTGCGACTTCGTGATCGAGGCCGTGTTCGAAGAGGTCGGCGTCAAGCAGCAGGTGTTCGGCGAGATCGAGAAGATCATCGCCGAGGATGCGATCCTGGCGACGAACACCTCGTCGCTGTCGGTCGAGGAGATCGGCTCGAAGCTCGCCCACCCGGAGCGACTGGTCGGATTCCACTTCTTCAACCCGGTCGCCGTGATGCCGCTGATCGAGATCGTCCGCACTCCGACCACGTCGGATGCGGCGCTCTCCACGGCGTTCGTCGTGGCGCGGAACCTGGGCAAGAACGCGGTGCTCACCGCCGACGCTCCCGGATTCGTGGTGAACCGTCTGCTGGCGAAGGTCATGGGCGAGGCCGCACGCGCCGTGTACGAGGGCACGCCGATCGCCGACGTCGAGAAGGCGTTCGGGCCGCTCGGATTGCCGATGGGCCCGTTCCAGTTGATCGATCTGGTCGGCTGGAAGGTCGCCGCTCACGTCCAGGACACCATGGTCCACGCCTTCCCCGATCGCTTCTACGCGAACGAGAACTTCCATGCGCTCGCCGCCCTGGACGCCGTCGTGGAGAAGGACAAGGGTGGCCGCGTGACGGGCTGGACCAAGCAGGCCGAGAAGCTCCTCAAGCCTGCGGTGGGCTCCGCCCCCGCCTCGGCGAGCACGATCCTCGCGCGGGTGCAGGACGGGCTTGCTCAGGAGATCAAGCTCATGCTGGACGAGGGCGTCGTGCCGGAGGTCGAGGACATCGATCTCTGCTTGATCCTCGGCGCCGGCTGGCCGTTCATCGACGGCGGCGCCTCGCCGTACCTCGATCGCGAAGGCGCATCCGAGCGGGCCTTCGGCGGGTCGTTCCACACTCCGCAGATCCACGGCGTCGAGAGCCGCTGA
- a CDS encoding FAD-binding oxidoreductase produces the protein MRWNGWGDPAQATDLPLAVRTLLPLLLGRTRRPADAVELADVTVAPSALTAHDLDVFGRAVGFAQVDVTHEARIRHAGGRSTPDLLRRRAAEQRVPDAVLRPGTHDEVTAVLTAAAELDVAVIPFGGGTSVVGALDPDRGAHRAVVSLDLRRLSGLINLDPVSGDAVLAAGTTGPEAEGLLSAHGFELGHYPQSFRYATIGGFAAARSSGQNSAGYGRFDTMVTGIRVATPTGDLELGRSPGSAAGPDLIRVFLGSEGIFGVITEVRVRVHPLPQQRILESWSIPDFATGAEALRHVAQSATGPTVIRLSDEAETAVSLAQLGKIGKVLAKGASIVTVYEGDDIAHRRARTAEILRAAGGSSSGETDAEAWLDGRFDGPYLRDSLLDAGVFCETLETATVWAGLSGLRDAVTSVIKDGFAAEAGAKSFVMCHISHIYPTGASLYFTILAGVRGDQLAVWEKVKSAVNDAILAAGGTISHHHAIGRDHAPWLAQEIGETGVRILSAIKRELDPRGILNPGAVIAMDRAGRTD, from the coding sequence ATGAGATGGAACGGATGGGGAGATCCCGCCCAGGCGACGGATCTCCCGCTCGCTGTGCGGACTCTGCTGCCGTTGTTGCTGGGCAGGACGAGACGCCCTGCGGACGCGGTCGAACTGGCCGATGTGACCGTCGCCCCCTCCGCGCTCACGGCGCATGATCTGGACGTCTTCGGACGCGCGGTGGGCTTCGCGCAGGTGGATGTGACGCACGAGGCCCGCATCCGCCATGCCGGCGGCCGATCCACGCCGGACCTGCTCCGGCGGCGCGCGGCCGAGCAGCGGGTGCCGGATGCCGTGCTGCGCCCCGGCACGCATGACGAGGTGACCGCGGTGCTCACCGCGGCCGCTGAACTCGACGTGGCCGTCATCCCGTTCGGGGGAGGGACGAGCGTCGTCGGGGCGCTCGATCCCGACAGAGGGGCGCATCGCGCCGTGGTGAGCCTCGATCTGCGCCGATTGTCGGGACTGATCAACCTCGACCCGGTGAGCGGAGACGCCGTGCTCGCCGCGGGAACGACGGGGCCAGAGGCGGAGGGGCTGCTCTCCGCGCACGGTTTCGAGCTCGGTCACTACCCGCAGAGCTTCCGGTACGCCACGATCGGAGGCTTCGCGGCTGCCCGGTCATCCGGACAGAACTCCGCGGGGTACGGCCGGTTCGACACGATGGTCACGGGCATCCGCGTGGCCACGCCGACCGGCGACCTGGAACTCGGTCGATCGCCCGGCTCGGCGGCCGGTCCCGACCTGATCCGGGTGTTCCTCGGCTCTGAGGGGATCTTCGGGGTGATCACAGAGGTCAGGGTCCGGGTACATCCCCTTCCGCAGCAGCGGATACTCGAATCCTGGTCGATCCCTGACTTCGCGACCGGTGCCGAGGCGCTGCGACACGTGGCGCAGAGCGCGACCGGCCCGACCGTGATCCGTCTGTCCGATGAGGCGGAGACTGCCGTGAGCTTGGCGCAGCTGGGCAAGATCGGCAAGGTGCTGGCGAAGGGGGCGAGTATCGTCACGGTGTATGAGGGCGACGACATCGCGCACCGGCGCGCGCGCACGGCCGAGATCCTCCGTGCGGCGGGCGGGTCCTCCTCCGGCGAGACCGACGCGGAGGCGTGGCTCGACGGTCGATTCGACGGGCCATACCTGCGGGATTCCCTTCTCGACGCCGGTGTCTTCTGCGAAACCCTCGAGACGGCCACGGTCTGGGCCGGTCTCTCCGGTCTGCGTGATGCGGTGACGAGTGTGATCAAGGACGGCTTCGCGGCGGAAGCCGGCGCCAAATCGTTCGTGATGTGCCACATCTCCCACATCTACCCCACGGGTGCCTCGCTCTACTTCACGATCCTCGCCGGGGTGCGCGGCGACCAGCTCGCCGTCTGGGAGAAGGTCAAATCCGCCGTGAACGATGCGATCCTCGCGGCCGGCGGCACGATCAGTCATCACCATGCGATCGGACGCGATCACGCCCCGTGGCTGGCGCAGGAGATCGGTGAGACGGGCGTGCGCATCCTGTCGGCGATCAAGCGCGAACTCGATCCGCGTGGCATCCTCAACCCGGGCGCGGTGATCGCGATGGACCGCGCCGGACGAACGGACTGA
- a CDS encoding alpha/beta hydrolase, with amino-acid sequence MKSLRHAVALLVPALLALGGVLSIIVLRVARRVVTPARRAPDAEIIAVDTGAQTIELRRTLDTELPGRYGLFTTGTYGYVKLGAVLSADATSVRRKLLTQIEPGAQVDRAARFSGWYYASPSELHLPSQNVLIGSPAGPCPAWFFPGESRTWVIQVHGRGAMRAECLRAVPVLHAAGMPTLVVSYRNDGEAPRSRGGAYALGASEWRDVDAAIAYALRHGADRVILMGWSMGGAVALQAAVNSGNRERIAGLILDSPVVDWRTVLRYQAHAAGMHAPLPDLAMGALSMPLTARLSGADDAIPFDRLDMVARAQELSVPILILHSEDDGFVPADASHALHDARPDLVTMPRFTVARHTKLWNYDQTGWNAAITEWLQTQGFSASA; translated from the coding sequence ATGAAGAGTCTCAGGCACGCCGTTGCACTCCTTGTCCCCGCGTTGCTCGCTCTCGGGGGCGTGCTGTCGATCATCGTCCTCCGGGTCGCCCGTCGAGTGGTCACGCCGGCGCGTCGCGCGCCGGATGCGGAGATCATCGCGGTCGACACCGGCGCCCAGACGATCGAGCTGCGCCGGACGCTCGACACCGAGCTGCCAGGACGCTACGGCCTGTTCACGACGGGAACCTACGGGTACGTGAAGCTGGGCGCCGTGCTGAGCGCCGATGCGACCAGCGTGCGCCGCAAGCTGCTCACGCAGATCGAGCCGGGCGCGCAGGTCGATCGCGCTGCTCGCTTCAGCGGCTGGTACTACGCCTCGCCGAGCGAGCTCCACCTGCCGAGCCAGAACGTCCTCATCGGATCCCCTGCCGGGCCCTGCCCTGCCTGGTTCTTCCCCGGTGAATCCCGGACCTGGGTCATCCAGGTGCATGGAAGGGGCGCGATGCGGGCCGAATGCCTGCGCGCGGTGCCGGTGCTGCATGCGGCGGGAATGCCCACCCTCGTCGTCTCGTACCGCAACGATGGCGAAGCGCCCCGCAGCCGGGGAGGCGCCTACGCACTGGGCGCGTCGGAATGGCGCGACGTGGACGCCGCGATCGCCTACGCGCTGCGTCACGGCGCCGACCGCGTCATCCTCATGGGATGGTCGATGGGCGGTGCGGTGGCGCTGCAGGCCGCAGTCAACTCGGGAAACCGCGAGCGGATCGCCGGCCTCATCCTGGATTCGCCGGTGGTGGACTGGCGCACCGTGCTGCGCTACCAGGCCCACGCGGCCGGCATGCACGCGCCCTTGCCCGATCTCGCGATGGGGGCGTTGTCGATGCCGCTCACGGCGAGGCTGAGCGGCGCCGATGACGCGATCCCGTTCGACCGTCTCGACATGGTCGCCCGCGCGCAGGAGCTCTCGGTGCCGATCCTGATCCTGCACAGCGAGGACGACGGTTTCGTGCCGGCGGATGCCTCGCATGCGCTCCACGACGCGCGTCCCGACCTGGTGACGATGCCGCGATTCACCGTCGCTCGCCACACGAAGCTGTGGAACTACGACCAGACCGGGTGGAACGCGGCGATCACCGAGTGGCTGCAGACGCAGGGTTTCAGCGCTTCTGCCTGA
- a CDS encoding ribonuclease D, with translation MTEYSVISDAEEFRAACAALADGTGPVAVDVERASGFRYSQRAYLVQVFRRDAGVFLFDPPAIGDFAPLQDAIGSVEWVFHAASQDLPSLRELHLEPPTIFDTELASRLLGLERVGLAAVVEHTLGITLKKEHSAADWSTRPLPDSWLEYAALDVLHLIDVRDALAAELVEQNKTSFAEEEFAATLTRAPKPPREDPWRRLSGLHQVRGARNLAVARALWQARESFAQEQDVSPGRLVPDRSLVAAVMANPQSKQALAGTKEFQGRASRTQLDRWWQAFVDGRATEELPRERVPSDTLPPPRAWVDRNPEADARLKAARPVVEAIAEELSMPTENLLTPEYLRRIAWDLPGESAEDIGEALAALGARTWQIEQTAQKIADAFVEAGQTPDEPSTPAS, from the coding sequence GTGACTGAATACTCCGTGATCTCGGATGCCGAAGAGTTCCGTGCGGCCTGCGCCGCACTCGCCGACGGCACCGGTCCGGTCGCGGTGGATGTCGAGCGCGCATCCGGTTTCCGCTACTCCCAGCGGGCCTACCTCGTGCAGGTGTTCCGGCGCGACGCCGGCGTCTTCCTGTTCGACCCGCCCGCCATCGGCGACTTCGCCCCGTTGCAGGACGCGATCGGATCGGTCGAGTGGGTCTTCCACGCGGCCAGTCAAGACCTCCCTTCCCTGCGGGAGCTCCACCTCGAGCCGCCGACCATCTTCGACACCGAGCTCGCCTCGCGCCTCCTCGGGCTCGAACGCGTCGGCCTCGCCGCCGTCGTCGAGCACACTCTCGGGATCACGCTGAAGAAGGAGCACTCGGCTGCGGACTGGTCCACGCGCCCATTGCCCGACTCGTGGCTCGAGTACGCCGCCTTGGACGTGCTGCACCTCATCGACGTGCGCGACGCGCTGGCTGCGGAGCTCGTCGAACAGAACAAGACCTCCTTCGCCGAGGAGGAGTTCGCCGCCACTCTCACCCGGGCCCCCAAGCCGCCCAGGGAGGACCCGTGGCGTCGTCTCAGCGGACTCCACCAGGTGCGGGGAGCGCGCAACCTGGCGGTGGCCCGCGCGCTCTGGCAGGCACGCGAGTCCTTCGCACAGGAGCAGGACGTCTCCCCTGGTCGACTGGTGCCGGACCGCTCGCTGGTCGCCGCCGTCATGGCGAACCCGCAGAGCAAGCAGGCCCTCGCCGGCACGAAGGAGTTCCAGGGACGCGCGAGTCGTACGCAGCTGGACCGCTGGTGGCAGGCATTCGTCGACGGCCGCGCGACGGAGGAGCTCCCGCGCGAGCGCGTCCCGAGCGACACGCTCCCCCCGCCGCGTGCGTGGGTGGATCGGAACCCGGAAGCGGATGCCCGGTTGAAGGCAGCCCGCCCGGTGGTCGAGGCGATCGCCGAGGAGCTCTCCATGCCGACGGAGAACCTCCTGACGCCGGAGTACCTGCGCCGCATCGCGTGGGATCTTCCCGGTGAGAGCGCCGAGGACATCGGCGAAGCGCTCGCTGCGCTCGGAGCACGCACCTGGCAGATTGAACAGACTGCACAGAAGATCGCGGACGCCTTTGTAGAAGCAGGGCAAACGCCGGACGAGCCCTCCACGCCCGCTTCGTAG
- a CDS encoding thiolase family protein, with translation MAEISDVFFVDGVRTPFGRAGEKGMYWNTRADDLAVKATIGLLERNAAVPADRIDDVAIAATSQTGDQGLTLGRSVAILAGLPQTVPGLAVERMCAGAMTSVTTMGASIGVGMYDFALAGGVEHMGHHPIGGNADPNPRFVAEKMVDPGALNMGVTAERIFDRFPHLTKERSDRFGMLSQHKVQAAYDAGKIQPDLVSVAVKNADGAWGLASEDEGRRPQTTMEDLAALKTPFRPHGRVTAGTSSPLTDGATMSLLAGGGAVKEFGLAPKMRMVSFAFAGVQPEIMGIGPIPSTEKALKKAGLTIADIGLFELNEAFAIQVISLLDHFGIADDDPRVNQWGGAIALGHPLAASGVRLMIQLAAQFAERPDVRYGLTAMCVGLGQGGSVIWENPHYNGKKKK, from the coding sequence GTGGCCGAGATCTCGGACGTCTTCTTCGTCGATGGAGTGCGCACCCCCTTCGGGCGCGCCGGCGAAAAGGGCATGTACTGGAACACCCGCGCTGATGACCTCGCCGTCAAGGCGACCATCGGCCTGTTGGAGCGGAACGCTGCTGTGCCGGCCGACCGCATCGATGACGTCGCGATCGCCGCGACATCGCAGACCGGAGACCAGGGCCTCACGCTCGGCCGTTCCGTGGCGATCCTCGCCGGCCTGCCGCAGACCGTCCCGGGCCTCGCCGTCGAGCGCATGTGCGCCGGCGCCATGACGAGCGTCACGACCATGGGCGCGTCGATCGGCGTCGGCATGTACGACTTCGCCCTCGCCGGTGGCGTCGAGCACATGGGACATCACCCGATCGGCGGAAACGCCGACCCGAACCCCCGTTTCGTCGCCGAGAAGATGGTCGACCCCGGCGCGCTCAACATGGGCGTGACCGCGGAGCGCATCTTCGATCGCTTCCCGCACCTCACCAAGGAGCGCTCCGACCGCTTCGGCATGCTCAGCCAGCACAAGGTGCAGGCGGCTTACGACGCCGGCAAGATCCAGCCGGACCTCGTGTCCGTGGCCGTCAAGAATGCTGACGGCGCCTGGGGGCTCGCCTCCGAGGACGAGGGTCGTCGTCCGCAGACCACGATGGAGGACCTCGCGGCGCTCAAGACGCCGTTCCGTCCGCACGGTCGTGTCACGGCCGGCACATCCTCCCCGCTCACCGATGGAGCGACGATGTCGCTCCTCGCCGGCGGCGGAGCAGTGAAGGAGTTCGGGCTGGCCCCGAAGATGCGCATGGTGTCGTTCGCCTTCGCCGGCGTGCAACCGGAGATCATGGGCATCGGCCCGATCCCGTCGACCGAGAAGGCGCTGAAGAAGGCCGGGCTGACGATCGCCGACATCGGCCTGTTCGAGCTGAACGAGGCCTTCGCGATCCAGGTCATCTCCCTTCTCGACCACTTCGGCATCGCGGATGACGACCCTCGCGTGAACCAGTGGGGCGGCGCGATCGCCCTCGGCCACCCGCTGGCCGCGTCCGGCGTCCGCCTGATGATCCAGCTCGCGGCCCAGTTCGCGGAGCGCCCCGATGTGCGTTATGGCCTCACGGCGATGTGCGTCGGTCTCGGTCAGGGCGGCTCCGTCATCTGGGAGAACCCGCACTACAACGGCAAGAAGAAGAAGTGA